Proteins encoded within one genomic window of Macrobrachium nipponense isolate FS-2020 chromosome 9, ASM1510439v2, whole genome shotgun sequence:
- the LOC135218469 gene encoding gastrula zinc finger protein XlCGF57.1-like — protein MNPEHPLEFPLKSETEGVLSLPSINQENSNLAAFSGTSDGDFLSLDSLMDIKIEPEEFCESNEDDEYSYEMNSIVNEKHPQTCKKEVKQERRICDNGEKPFISTDCEKTFYKKINLTNDITNPTREKFICNDCGKAFSLKRILRAHMRIHTGERPFLCKECGKAFLRKVSLTIHMRIHTGEKPFICKECGKAFSCKQSLTLHMRIHTGEKPYMCKECDKAFSQKSSLTVHMKLHTREKQFMCKECGKAYSHKPYLTNHMRIHTGEKPFICKECGEAFSRRPYLTSHMRIHTGEKPFICKECGEAFSHKPYLTSHMRTHTGENPFMCKECGEAFSNKPYLTSHMRIHTGEKQFMCKECGKAFSQKSSLTVHMRGHTGEKPYMCKECDKAFSQKSSLTEHMKLHTGEKQFMCEECGKAFSRKSHLTSHMTIHTGEKPFICKECGKAFSHKPYLTSHMRVHTGEKPFICKECGEAFSHKPYLTSHMRIHTGENPFMCKECGKAFSRTSYLTSHMKIIHTEEKQFMCKECGKTFSWKSSLTSHMKLHTGEKPYMCKECGKAFSKKSNLTVHIRLHTGQKPYMCLECGKSFSWKPDLTIHMRLHTGEKPYMCKECGKAFSRKLSLTLHIRAHTGEKQFICKECGKAFSQKSNLTTHIRLHTREEEETT, from the coding sequence atgaatccagaacatcctttagaatttcctttgaaaagtgaaactgaaggtgtattatcactaccttccataaatcaagaaaatagcaacttggctgcctttagtggaaccagtgatggagactttttgtctctggattcattgatggacatcaaaatagagccagaggaattctgtgagtctaatgaagatgatgaatattcatatgaaatgaattcaatagtgaatgaaaaacatccacaaacttgtaaaaaggaagtaaaacaagaaagaaggatcTGTGACAATGGAGAGAAGCCTTTCATATCCACTGACTGTGAGAAaacattttacaagaaaattaatcttacaaatgatatcacaaatcctaccagagagaaattcatatgcaatgattgtgggaaagcattttccttgaaacGTATTCTTAGAgctcatatgagaatccatacggGAGAGAGGCCATTcctgtgcaaggaatgtgggaaagcatttctcAGGAAAGTTAGTCTTACAATccatatgagaatccacactggagagaagccattcatttgcaaagaatgtgggaaagcattttcctgcAAACAAAGtcttacacttcatatgagaatccacaccggagagaagccatatatgtgcaaggaatgtgataaagcattttcccagaaatcaagTCTTACAGTACATATGAAATTGCATACAAGAGAGAAGCaattcatgtgcaaggaatgtgggaaagcatatTCCCACAAACCATATCTTACAaatcatatgagaatccataccggagagaagccattcatctGCAAGGAATGTGGGGAAGCATTTTCCCGTAGACCatatcttacaagtcatatgagaatccataccggagagaagccattcatctGCAAGGAATGTGGGGAAGCATTTTCCCACAAACCatatcttacaagtcatatgagaacccacactggagagaatccatttatgtgcaaggaatgtggggaAGCATTTTCCAACAAACCatatcttacaagtcatatgagaatccacactggagagaagcagTTCATGtgtaaggaatgtgggaaagcattttcccagaaatcaagTCTTACAGTTCATATGAGGGGGCATACCggagagaagccatatatgtgcaaggaatgtgataaagcattttcccagaaatcaagtcttacagaacATATGaaattgcatactggagagaagcaatTCATGTGcgaggaatgtgggaaagcattttcccgcaAATCacatcttacaagtcatatgacaatccatactggagagaagccattcatctgcaaggaatgtgggaaagcattttcccacaaaccatatcttacaagtcatatgagagtccataccggagagaagccattcatctGCAAGGAATGTGGGGAAGCATTTTCCCACAAACCatatcttacaagtcatatgagaatccacactggagagaatccattcatgtgcaaggaatgtgggaaggCATTTTCCCGCACATCatatcttacaagtcatatgaaaATCATCCACACTGAAGAGAAGCAgttcatgtgcaaggaatgtgggaaaacattttcttggaaatcaagtcttacaagtcatatgaagTTGCATACCggagagaagccatatatgtgcaaggaatgtgggaaagcattttccaagAAATCAAATCTTACAGTTCATATAAGGTTGCATACCGGACAGAAGCCATATATGTGCCTGGAATGTGGGAAATCATTTTCATGGAAACCAGATCTTACAATTCATATGaggttgcatactggagagaagccatatatgtgcaaggaatgtgggaaagcattttcccgcaAACTAAGTCTTACACTTCATATAAGAGcacatactggagagaagcaattcatttgcaaggaatgtgggaaagcattttcccagaaatcaaaTCTTACAACTCATATCAGGTTGCATactagagaggaagaagaaacaacatga